One region of Streptomyces davaonensis JCM 4913 genomic DNA includes:
- a CDS encoding AIM24 family protein yields the protein MKGDLFSSEHMVRPATAPGMTVENAKCIRYAVSGEMLARQGAMIAYRGSLQFERKGQGVGGMLKRAVTGEGLPLMAVRGQGEAWFAHEAQNCFVVEVDPGDEFTVNGRNVLCFDATLSYRIATVKGAGITGGGLFNSVFTGQGRLGLVCEGNPLVIPVSAQYPVYVDTDAVVGWSAGLGTSLHRSQSIGSMLRGGSGEAVQLMLSGEGFVVVRPSEATPPKTQQH from the coding sequence ATGAAGGGTGACCTGTTTTCCAGTGAGCACATGGTCCGGCCCGCCACCGCGCCGGGCATGACGGTCGAGAACGCCAAGTGCATCCGGTACGCGGTGAGCGGCGAAATGCTGGCGCGGCAGGGCGCGATGATCGCCTATCGCGGCAGTCTCCAGTTCGAGCGCAAGGGCCAGGGCGTGGGCGGCATGCTCAAGCGCGCGGTCACCGGGGAGGGTCTGCCGCTGATGGCGGTGCGCGGCCAGGGCGAGGCGTGGTTCGCGCACGAGGCGCAGAACTGCTTCGTCGTCGAGGTCGACCCCGGCGACGAGTTCACCGTCAACGGCCGTAACGTGCTGTGCTTCGACGCCACGCTGTCGTACCGGATAGCGACCGTGAAGGGGGCGGGCATCACCGGCGGCGGGCTGTTCAACAGCGTGTTCACCGGGCAGGGCCGGCTGGGTCTGGTCTGCGAGGGCAATCCGCTGGTGATCCCGGTGTCCGCGCAGTATCCGGTCTACGTCGACACCGACGCGGTGGTCGGCTGGAGCGCGGGCCTGGGGACCTCGCTGCACCGCTCTCAGTCCATCGGCTCGATGCTGCGCGGCGGCTCGGGCGAGGCCGTCCAGCTGATGCTCAGCGGCGAGGGCTTCGTCGTCGTACGGCCGAGCGAGGCGACCCCGCCGAAAACTCAGCAGCACTGA